The following coding sequences are from one Streptomyces angustmyceticus window:
- a CDS encoding SGNH/GDSL hydrolase family protein, which translates to MKKSVGYSLLAGLAAVVVLISTAIFVGFGGENGGSGDASHKPRDPAAPAVSGQWVGTWSAAAAAAEPGTLNGYSGTSIRNVVHTSVGGSGVRIQLSNLYGTRPLVVSHATLALAAAPSNPTAASGTMRRLSFNGKPAVTIPAGGAVTSDPTRLKVPGDADLLVTTYSPSPSGPATYHPYARQTSYLARGDRAEDATGAAYTEQSPYWRYLTGVDVWSTQARGSVVAIGDSITDGITSTAGANHRWTDFLAARLRNEPGAPRYGVLNQGISGNRLLVNGSRFSPNNGPSVLSRLERDALSRTGVKAVIVEIGLNDLFKTPRQLDPEKIVAGMREIVRQAHARGLRVTGSTLSPFGGHRGYSAVLNSTRERVNRIIRSGTVYDEVVDFDKALRDPAAPGRLRPAYDSGDHLHPNDEGFRAMANTVNLAHLKLAAPAAL; encoded by the coding sequence ATGAAGAAAAGTGTGGGTTACTCCCTGCTCGCCGGTCTGGCAGCAGTGGTGGTGCTGATCTCGACCGCGATATTCGTCGGCTTCGGCGGCGAAAACGGCGGCTCGGGCGACGCCTCGCACAAGCCCCGCGACCCGGCCGCGCCGGCGGTCTCCGGGCAGTGGGTCGGCACCTGGTCGGCGGCCGCGGCGGCGGCCGAGCCCGGCACCCTCAACGGCTACTCGGGAACGTCGATACGCAACGTCGTGCACACCAGCGTCGGCGGCTCGGGCGTCCGTATCCAGCTCTCCAACCTCTACGGCACCCGCCCGCTGGTGGTCAGCCATGCCACCCTGGCGCTGGCCGCGGCCCCCAGCAACCCCACCGCCGCGAGCGGCACCATGCGGCGGCTGTCCTTCAACGGCAAGCCCGCGGTGACCATCCCGGCGGGCGGCGCGGTCACCAGCGACCCGACCCGGCTGAAGGTGCCCGGCGACGCCGACCTGCTGGTCACCACCTACTCCCCGTCCCCGTCGGGGCCCGCCACCTACCACCCCTACGCCCGGCAGACCTCCTACCTCGCGCGCGGCGACCGGGCGGAGGACGCCACCGGCGCGGCCTACACCGAGCAGAGCCCGTACTGGCGCTACCTGACCGGTGTGGACGTGTGGAGCACCCAGGCCCGCGGCTCGGTCGTGGCGATCGGCGACTCCATCACCGACGGCATCACCTCCACCGCCGGCGCCAACCACCGCTGGACGGACTTCCTCGCGGCCCGGCTGCGCAACGAGCCCGGCGCGCCCCGCTACGGCGTCCTCAACCAGGGCATCAGCGGGAACCGGCTGCTGGTCAACGGCTCACGCTTCTCCCCGAACAACGGGCCCAGCGTGCTGTCCCGCCTGGAGCGCGACGCGCTCTCGCGCACCGGCGTGAAGGCGGTGATCGTCGAGATCGGGCTGAACGACCTGTTCAAGACGCCGCGCCAGCTCGACCCGGAGAAGATCGTCGCGGGGATGCGGGAGATCGTCCGCCAGGCGCACGCCCGCGGCCTGCGCGTCACCGGCAGCACCCTTAGCCCGTTCGGGGGGCACCGCGGGTACTCCGCCGTGCTGAACTCGACGCGCGAACGGGTCAACCGCATCATCCGCTCCGGCACCGTCTACGACGAGGTCGTCGACTTCGACAAGGCGCTGCGCGACCCGGCGGCGCCGGGGCGGCTGCGGCCCGCCTACGACTCCGGCGACCATCTCCACCCGAACGACGAGGGCTTCCGGGCGATGGCCAACACGGTGAACCTCGCCCACCTCAAGCTGGCCGCGCCCGCCGCGCTCTGA
- a CDS encoding DUF445 domain-containing protein, whose translation MERTSADRTPHAGRAPAPGAPRGGRSAPAGGLAYGAADEERRRAVRRMKALATGLLLAVALVYALAKWAGAAGAGGWTGFVAAAAEAGMVGALADWFAVTALFKRPMGLPIPHTAIIPTKKDQLGQSLGDFVGENFLSGEVVRRRLRSVGIGRRVGGWLAEPGNADRVTAELSTALRGALTVLRDSDVQAVVGEAITRRADAQEIAPGIGTMLEKVVAEGGHRRVVDLLVSRVHDWLVEHGDSVMSAVSGGAPGWTPRFVDRKVGDRVYKELLRFVTEMRDMPEHPARGAIDRFLRDFADDLQSDPGTRAKVERLKSEVLGRGEVQDLIASAWGSVRAMIVAAAEDERSELRMRVRAALLSLGRRLAGEERLQGKVDGWLEGAAVYVVTRYQSEITALITDTVAGWDAEHTSKKIEAHIGRDLQFIRINGTVVGALAGLAIYAVSRAFGG comes from the coding sequence ATGGAACGCACATCTGCGGACAGGACGCCGCATGCGGGACGGGCCCCGGCGCCGGGCGCGCCGCGGGGCGGCCGGTCCGCACCGGCCGGCGGCTTGGCGTACGGCGCCGCCGACGAGGAGCGGCGGCGCGCCGTACGCCGGATGAAGGCGCTGGCCACGGGGCTGCTGCTGGCCGTCGCGCTGGTCTACGCCCTGGCGAAGTGGGCCGGGGCCGCCGGGGCGGGCGGCTGGACCGGGTTCGTCGCGGCGGCCGCGGAGGCCGGCATGGTGGGCGCGCTGGCCGACTGGTTCGCGGTCACCGCGCTGTTCAAGCGGCCGATGGGGCTGCCGATCCCGCATACCGCGATCATTCCTACCAAAAAGGACCAACTGGGGCAGAGTCTGGGTGATTTCGTCGGCGAGAACTTCCTCTCCGGCGAGGTCGTCCGCCGGCGGCTGCGCTCCGTCGGCATCGGCCGCCGGGTCGGCGGCTGGCTCGCCGAGCCCGGCAACGCCGACCGGGTCACCGCCGAGCTGTCCACGGCGCTGCGCGGCGCGCTGACCGTGCTGCGCGACTCCGATGTGCAGGCGGTGGTCGGCGAGGCCATCACCCGCCGCGCCGACGCCCAGGAGATCGCGCCCGGGATCGGCACGATGCTGGAGAAGGTCGTCGCCGAGGGCGGCCACCGGCGGGTGGTGGACCTGCTGGTCTCCCGTGTCCACGACTGGCTGGTCGAGCACGGCGACTCCGTGATGAGCGCGGTCTCCGGCGGCGCGCCCGGATGGACCCCGCGGTTCGTCGACCGCAAGGTGGGCGACCGCGTCTACAAGGAGCTGCTGCGCTTCGTCACGGAGATGCGGGACATGCCCGAGCACCCGGCGCGCGGGGCGATCGACCGCTTCCTGCGGGACTTCGCGGACGACCTGCAGTCCGACCCCGGGACCCGGGCCAAGGTCGAGCGGCTGAAGTCCGAGGTGCTGGGCCGCGGCGAGGTGCAGGACCTGATCGCCTCGGCGTGGGGCTCGGTGCGGGCGATGATCGTCGCCGCGGCCGAGGACGAGCGCAGCGAACTGCGGATGCGGGTGCGGGCCGCGCTGCTGTCCCTGGGCCGGCGGCTGGCCGGCGAGGAGCGGCTCCAGGGGAAGGTGGACGGCTGGCTGGAGGGCGCGGCCGTCTATGTGGTGACGCGGTATCAGAGCGAGATCACGGCGCTGATCACCGACACCGTCGCCGGCTGGGACGCCGAGCACACCTCGAAGAAGATCGAGGCGCACATCGGCCGGGACCTGCAGTTCATCCGGATCAACGGCACCGTCGTCGGCGCCCTGGCCGGCCTCGCCATCTACGCCGTCTCGCGGGCCTTCGGCGGCTGA
- a CDS encoding class E sortase: protein MRERIPVVVQGRRTRRSRAARALWTGAELAVTLGAVLLLLVVHQLWWTNRQAQRAAHDQVDRLERQWEARTAAPAAPPRPGDDGSAEQAARGGPPSGASGRRAAGRPPAPPRNPAYAVLRIPRIGLTAPVAEGVGKAAVLNKGYVGHYPHSARPGERGNVALAGHRNTHGEPFRRLDLLRTGDTVLIDTAAARYTYVVRRTLARTTPADGTVLAAVPYSGVHPAARFTAPGAYLTLTTCTPEYTSTYRLVVWGVLRSTQSR from the coding sequence GTGCGGGAGCGGATACCGGTAGTCGTACAGGGGCGGCGCACCCGTCGCTCCCGTGCCGCGCGGGCGCTGTGGACGGGTGCGGAGCTGGCCGTGACGCTCGGCGCGGTGCTCCTGCTGCTCGTCGTCCACCAGCTGTGGTGGACCAACCGTCAGGCGCAGCGCGCGGCGCACGACCAGGTGGACCGGCTGGAGCGGCAGTGGGAGGCCAGGACCGCCGCACCGGCCGCGCCCCCGCGGCCCGGTGACGACGGCTCGGCCGAACAGGCCGCGCGCGGCGGCCCGCCGTCCGGCGCGTCCGGCCGCCGGGCCGCGGGCCGGCCCCCGGCGCCGCCGCGGAACCCGGCGTACGCCGTCCTGCGCATCCCCCGGATCGGCCTGACCGCCCCCGTCGCCGAGGGCGTCGGCAAGGCCGCGGTCCTCAACAAGGGCTACGTCGGCCACTATCCGCACAGCGCCCGGCCCGGCGAGCGGGGCAACGTCGCGCTGGCCGGGCACCGCAACACCCACGGCGAGCCGTTCCGCCGCCTGGACCTGCTGCGCACCGGCGACACGGTCCTGATCGACACCGCGGCGGCCCGCTACACCTACGTCGTGCGGCGCACCCTGGCGCGCACCACCCCCGCCGACGGCACGGTCCTCGCCGCCGTCCCGTACAGCGGCGTGCACCCCGCCGCCCGCTTCACGGCGCCCGGCGCCTATCTGACCCTGACGACCTGTACGCCCGAGTACACCTCCACCTACCGGCTGGTGGTCTGGGGCGTGTTGCGGTCGACACAGTCCCGGTGA
- a CDS encoding DUF3311 domain-containing protein: protein MRNETTGGRSPGSRRRPALLWLLLPYVLFLAVLPLVNRATPTVLGLPFLFFWMLVATLATPLSVGLARRADRKRGRV from the coding sequence GTGCGAAACGAGACCACCGGCGGGCGATCCCCGGGTTCGAGAAGGCGCCCCGCGCTGCTGTGGCTGCTGCTGCCGTACGTGCTGTTCCTGGCGGTGCTGCCGCTGGTGAACCGGGCGACGCCGACGGTGCTCGGCCTGCCGTTCCTGTTCTTCTGGATGCTGGTGGCGACGCTGGCGACCCCGCTGTCGGTGGGGCTGGCGCGGCGCGCCGACCGCAAGCGGGGCCGGGTATGA
- a CDS encoding sodium:solute symporter family protein — protein MNAAVATAVFGAFMVLTVVLGLLAVRGRGSGGGLAEWSVGGRSLGTVFIWVLMAGESYTSFSYLGAAGWGYRFGAPVLYVLAYMSCGYALGYVVGPMLWSYARRHQLVGITDMVAHRYRAPWLGAVVALLATVCLLPYIQLQITGMGVVVSTISYGAISLNWACFIAFAVTTGFVVISGLRGSAWVSVLKDVLVIATLGFLAVYVPLHYFDGYGPFLHRIVAERPQWLTFPGHASGGLGPVWFVTTTVVNSLTVVVFPTTVAGYLGARNAEVLRRNALYLPFYNVLLFVPMLLGMAALFVVPGLVGAGSDLALFKMVVDSLPAWAVGLIGVAAALSSIVPMAVFMLVIGTMWGRSVLGARSGAGGGAAGEASGDGGRRTVGGRQKLWSQLVVVGAGALALALTYTAPDTLVRLSLISYEGMAQLVPMLLLGLVWRRLTLRAAVSGLMAGFALVCVLVFGGHDPVWGMNAGLVGLAVNVAVALGVTWLGPRDTDDRPDAEVLALDDEFPRDGAVAPGGAVGPTASS, from the coding sequence ATGAACGCCGCGGTCGCCACCGCCGTCTTCGGCGCCTTCATGGTCCTCACCGTCGTCCTCGGCCTGCTCGCGGTGCGCGGCCGCGGCTCCGGCGGGGGGCTCGCCGAGTGGTCGGTGGGCGGCCGGAGCCTGGGGACGGTCTTCATCTGGGTGCTGATGGCCGGCGAGAGCTACACGAGCTTCAGCTACCTCGGCGCGGCCGGCTGGGGCTACCGGTTCGGCGCCCCGGTGCTCTACGTCCTGGCCTACATGTCCTGCGGCTATGCGCTCGGCTACGTCGTCGGGCCGATGCTGTGGTCCTACGCCCGCCGGCACCAGCTGGTCGGCATCACCGACATGGTCGCGCACCGCTACCGGGCGCCCTGGCTCGGCGCCGTCGTCGCCCTGCTGGCCACCGTCTGCCTGCTGCCGTACATCCAGCTGCAGATCACCGGCATGGGCGTGGTCGTCTCGACCATCTCCTACGGTGCCATCAGCCTCAACTGGGCCTGTTTCATAGCCTTCGCCGTCACCACCGGCTTCGTCGTGATCAGCGGGCTGCGCGGCAGTGCCTGGGTGTCGGTGCTCAAGGACGTCCTGGTCATCGCGACCCTCGGCTTCCTCGCGGTCTATGTGCCGCTGCACTACTTCGACGGCTACGGGCCCTTCCTGCACCGGATCGTCGCCGAGCGCCCGCAGTGGCTGACCTTCCCGGGCCACGCGTCGGGCGGACTGGGCCCGGTCTGGTTCGTCACCACCACGGTCGTCAACTCCCTGACGGTGGTCGTCTTCCCGACGACCGTGGCGGGCTATCTGGGGGCCCGCAACGCCGAGGTGCTGCGCCGCAACGCCCTCTACCTCCCGTTCTACAACGTGCTGTTGTTCGTGCCGATGCTGCTGGGAATGGCCGCGCTGTTCGTGGTGCCCGGCCTGGTGGGCGCGGGCTCCGATCTCGCGCTCTTCAAGATGGTGGTGGACTCCCTTCCGGCCTGGGCCGTGGGGCTGATCGGGGTGGCCGCCGCCCTCTCCTCCATCGTGCCGATGGCCGTCTTCATGCTGGTCATCGGCACGATGTGGGGGAGGAGCGTGCTGGGGGCGCGCTCGGGGGCCGGCGGCGGGGCGGCCGGGGAGGCTTCCGGGGACGGTGGTCGGCGGACGGTCGGCGGACGGCAGAAGCTGTGGTCGCAGCTGGTCGTGGTGGGGGCCGGGGCGCTGGCGCTGGCGCTGACCTACACCGCCCCCGACACCCTCGTCCGGCTGTCCTTGATCTCGTACGAGGGCATGGCGCAGCTCGTGCCGATGCTGCTGCTGGGGCTGGTGTGGCGGCGGTTGACGCTTCGCGCCGCGGTGAGCGGCCTGATGGCGGGCTTCGCGCTCGTCTGTGTCCTGGTCTTCGGGGGACACGACCCGGTGTGGGGGATGAACGCGGGACTCGTCGGGCTCGCCGTGAACGTGGCGGTGGCGCTCGGGGTCACCTGGCTGGGGCCGCGCGACACGGACGACAGGCCGGACGCCGAGGTGCTGGCGCTGGACGACGAGTTCCCCCGGGACGGCGCGGTGGCGCCGGGCGGGGCGGTCGGCCCTACGGCGTCGTCGTGA